A single genomic interval of Aegicerativicinus sediminis harbors:
- a CDS encoding zinc-dependent metalloprotease, with product MKKFLLITGFLIFPLVFHAQILGKTGLQKFSGYFDFYYDQKEDKIYLEVKELDSEFLYVNSLARGLGSNDIGLDRGQLGQERIVKFKRAGNKLLMVQPNQNYRAVTTNLMEKNSVEEAFAQSVLFGFKIEDEKDDRFVIDLTPFLIQDAHGVANILKDKNEGDYKLDGSKSALELARTKSFPLNSEFEAIITFSGRARGRNIRSVAPTNDVITVNMHHSFVKLPDDGYKPREFDPRSGMIFINFMDYATPVHDPIMKRYITRHRLEKKNPNSAVSEAKEPIVYYLDPGTPEPVRSALLDGAKWWNQAYEAIGFKDAFQVKMLPEGADPLDCRYNVIQWVHRSTRGWSYGASVVDPRTGEIIKGHVSLGSLRIRQDFLIAQALLNKPFAERDDNYQPMLEMALARIRQLSAHEVGHTLGFTHNFASSVNDRASVMDYPHPMVTEKGGEISFDGAYDTGIGEWDKVTVAYAYSDFVEGTNEHAELNKILDKASSDGLRFISDSDARAAGGAHAYAHLWDNGKNAGGELKRLLKVRKIAISNFSKDNIRNGDPFSMLEDVFVHLYFFHRYQAEATTKMIGGLDYNYAVKGDGDLIVKPLDSKDQKSALEAILLTLDPEHLAIPENILRLFPPRAYGYNRTRESFQSETGVAFDPLSAASTASEFTLDFLLHPERANRLFQQQTLESGQLSLDDVLRTLIENSFQKKYKESYLQEVQHMVNVNLLNHIMDLAVNDKAYFQVNAIAYAALEDVERKLTGNLEPQSYSRHYKHIIDQFKENPDKFKMVRAPKIPDGSPIGTDLCNFN from the coding sequence ATGAAGAAATTTCTACTTATTACGGGCTTTTTAATTTTCCCTTTAGTTTTTCATGCCCAAATTTTGGGTAAAACTGGTCTTCAAAAATTTTCTGGATATTTTGATTTTTACTACGATCAAAAAGAGGACAAAATTTATCTGGAGGTTAAGGAACTAGATTCGGAATTTCTATATGTTAATTCACTTGCTAGAGGGCTTGGTTCCAATGATATTGGTTTAGACAGGGGTCAATTAGGTCAAGAACGCATAGTTAAATTTAAGAGAGCAGGGAATAAGTTGTTAATGGTGCAACCTAACCAAAATTATCGTGCTGTTACAACTAATTTAATGGAGAAAAATAGCGTGGAGGAAGCCTTTGCCCAATCTGTTTTATTTGGATTTAAAATTGAAGATGAAAAGGATGATAGGTTTGTTATAGACCTTACCCCATTTTTAATTCAAGATGCCCATGGAGTTGCAAATATTTTAAAGGATAAAAATGAAGGTGATTATAAACTCGACGGCAGTAAAAGTGCTTTAGAACTTGCCAGGACCAAATCCTTTCCATTGAATTCAGAATTTGAAGCTATTATTACTTTCTCAGGAAGGGCAAGGGGCAGAAATATAAGGAGTGTGGCACCCACTAACGATGTTATTACAGTTAATATGCACCATTCGTTTGTGAAACTTCCAGATGATGGTTACAAACCTCGTGAATTCGATCCGCGCAGTGGAATGATTTTTATAAATTTCATGGATTATGCTACACCTGTTCATGACCCAATAATGAAGCGTTATATAACGCGTCATCGCTTGGAAAAGAAGAATCCTAATAGTGCAGTTAGTGAGGCAAAAGAGCCTATTGTTTATTATTTAGATCCTGGTACACCAGAGCCTGTAAGGTCAGCTTTGCTTGATGGGGCAAAATGGTGGAACCAAGCATATGAAGCTATAGGTTTTAAGGATGCATTTCAGGTAAAAATGTTACCAGAAGGAGCCGATCCTTTAGATTGTAGATATAATGTAATTCAATGGGTGCATCGATCCACAAGAGGATGGAGCTATGGTGCAAGTGTTGTTGATCCTAGGACAGGGGAAATTATAAAAGGGCATGTAAGCCTTGGAAGTTTAAGAATTCGCCAAGATTTTTTAATTGCCCAAGCCTTATTGAACAAACCATTTGCTGAGCGTGATGATAATTATCAGCCAATGTTAGAAATGGCCTTGGCAAGAATACGTCAACTAAGTGCCCATGAGGTTGGCCATACACTTGGATTCACACATAATTTTGCTTCTAGTGTCAATGATAGAGCTTCAGTCATGGATTACCCACATCCCATGGTTACAGAAAAAGGAGGGGAAATTAGTTTTGATGGTGCCTATGATACAGGTATAGGAGAATGGGATAAAGTTACCGTGGCTTATGCCTATTCAGATTTTGTTGAGGGAACTAATGAACATGCAGAACTAAATAAGATTTTAGATAAGGCATCATCAGATGGTTTACGTTTTATCTCTGATAGCGATGCTCGTGCTGCTGGAGGTGCTCATGCCTATGCCCATTTATGGGATAACGGAAAAAATGCTGGTGGAGAATTGAAGAGGTTATTAAAAGTTAGAAAGATAGCAATTTCTAATTTTTCGAAAGATAATATTCGAAATGGAGACCCCTTTTCTATGCTTGAGGATGTGTTTGTACACTTATACTTTTTCCATAGATATCAAGCGGAAGCCACTACAAAAATGATTGGGGGCTTAGATTATAATTATGCGGTAAAAGGTGATGGTGATCTAATAGTGAAGCCATTGGATTCCAAAGATCAGAAATCTGCACTCGAAGCAATTTTGTTAACCTTAGATCCTGAGCATTTGGCAATTCCAGAAAATATATTAAGACTATTTCCTCCTCGTGCGTATGGGTATAACCGCACTAGGGAATCTTTTCAAAGTGAAACAGGTGTGGCTTTTGATCCCCTCAGCGCAGCATCCACGGCAAGTGAGTTTACTTTAGACTTTTTATTGCATCCTGAAAGAGCAAATCGCTTGTTTCAACAGCAAACTCTTGAGAGTGGTCAATTATCACTAGATGATGTGCTACGAACTTTAATTGAAAATTCTTTTCAGAAGAAATATAAAGAGTCTTATTTGCAGGAGGTTCAACACATGGTGAATGTGAATTTGTTGAATCATATAATGGATCTGGCCGTGAATGACAAGGCTTATTTTCAGGTGAATGCGATTGCCTATGCGGCATTGGAGGATGTTGAACGGAAGCTTACCGGTAATCTTGAACCACAATCGTATTCAAGGCATTACAAGCATATTATTGATCAGTTTAAGGAAAACCCAGATAAATTTAAAATGGTGAGAGCTCCTAAAATTCCGGATGGCTCACCAATAGGTACTGATCTTTGTAATTTTAACTAA